The genomic region CCGCAAGTTTAATATTAAAAATTCTGCGGCAACTACGACAAAGACTATTAGTACCACCAACAAATATCCGTATGGCATAGCAATTTCGGTTATTAAAAGTAGTGAATTGGATTTTCTTGCCGAGGCGACAAAAGCAATTATCCAGGCCGAAAAATCTAAAGGACAGCCAATAAATACAAAACAAGTAACTAATTATGATAGTAATTACTATAACTTTTATTATGATTTGGGCAGCTATATTTCCAGCTTAAGTTCTGCAGACCCCGGTATATTTCAGCAATGGGAAGATATTCTGGCAAAGGTCGTTCCGCTTAATCTGCACACTCCTACGGTTTACTCCTCCTATGCCAATGATTATAAAGGAGGAATCATTTCTATCCGAAATTCTTCAGGAATTAGCGTTTTTATTCCCAACAATAATAATTTTGCCGATGCCGTACACTGGGAAAAATATCCTGAACTCACACAAGCCTACCAGGTAGATCGGTTCTATTCATATTACCTGGATTATTATCATAATTACCGTTGGTCTGTAACTATGGGATGGTAAATTAAAAAATTAGGACTAAGGTGTAAAAGCTATTTTCACTAAGCTTTGCCAAATGTATAAGCGCAAGAATCCGATAAAGCACTGTTGGATTTTTAACGCCTATATTCTATGGTAAAAGATTAAAATACAAGTATAATTTTATAAAAAATCAAAGTCCGGTTCTTCGATTTTGTTAGTTTTATATAGCATTTCATTAGATGTTAAACTTAAAAAATGATAAATTACCTGCTTAACGCACATAAACCTAAGTACCTACACTCATTTATTCCTCTAAATTTTCATTAATTTAATTATATGATTTTTCCTTAGTTTTATGGGAAGTATCATACCCAAGTACTAATACGCTTATGATGCATTTATTAATAACCGAATTCTAAAAATGATGGATAAAGACATAGACAAAATCTTAACAGCTAAATCTGAGCAGGTAAAAAAACTTCAGGAAATTGTAAAGAAAGCGATTGAGGAAGAAACATTAATCACCAACAACCTGCTAAACCCACCAAAGGAAATACTTACCCGGGGTCAAACAATTTCTGATAAGGTTGCTAAATTTGGAGGCAGCTGGGCATTTATAATTTCTTTTTTTATCGTTCTGGTCGTATGGGTTCTTTTTAACACCTTAACCCCAGCAAGAGATAATTTTGATCCTTATCCATTTATATTAATGAATCTTATTCTTTCCTGTATCGCAGCGCTGCAAGCTCCGGTAATTATGATGAGTCAGAACAGGCAAGAAGAAAAAGACAGAAAAAGAGCTGAAAATGACTATTTGATCAATTTAAAGGCAGAATTAGAGATCAAGGCATTAAACCAAAAGATTGAACTTTTAATACAGGAGCAGGTACAAACTTTATTTGAAAGTCAGGAAGTGCAGTTGGAAATTTTAAAGAAACTTGAACAAAAATTATGACAACATCCTTTTTTACCGATTTTAAAACCGTAATAATAATAGGGATCATTATCGCAATAACCTTCTCTTTAGCGCTGGCTTTTAAATTTTTATCCAGAAAAAAAATAAATAAGCTCGTTAAAACAAAGCATATAGACCCAACAAGTTATCTTTTTGCTACAAACTTAATCACCGCAATAATTTTTATTATAGGTATTTCCCTGGCTCTAATTCAAATACCTGAAATGAAAACGCTGGGGCATTCGATTTTAGCGGGAGCAGGTATCATATCGCTTGTCGCGGGCCTGGCTTCTCAGCAGGCCTTAAGCAATATAATGAGCGGGTTTCTTATTGTGTTATTTAAACCTTTTAAAATAAATGATAGAATTACTTTTAACCAAACCTATACCGGAACGGTAGAGGAAATCAATTTAAGGCAAGTGATCCTTAGGGATTTTGAAAATAACAGGATTGTGGTTCCTAATTCCGTAATAAGCTCGAATGTGATCGTGAATTCTAACTTAAATGACACAAAAATCTGTAAAATGATCGAAATTGGTATTGGCTATAGTTCTGATATAGGAAGAGCTCTAAGCATAATGGAAGAGGAGATTAAAAAACATCCGCTCCACATCGATATTAGAACACCAGAGGATATAGAAAACGGCATTCCAGAAGTAACATCCAGGGTTATTGCATTAGCAAACTCGTCCGTTACATTAAAAGCATGGGCTTACGCAGATAATACGGCCAATGGATTTAGTATGTATTGTGATTTACTCCGTTCCATCAAAGAACGATTTGATAAGGAAAATATTGAAATACCTTTTAACTACCAAAACCTAATTATAAAAAAAGAGGATTAAAAATATACTCCTCTCATAGTTATGACTTCCCTTTTTCGTTCAGGAAAGATTGTTATACTTAGGACGGATTATCTTTTAAATTCTTAAGTGACCTGTTTAGACTTCGAACAGAGATTCCCAGATAGGCAGACAGATCTGATTTTGAGATTTCAACATTATTCTGTTTTTGCATTTCAATAATCTTTTTCAGAGAATATTCAATGGCATATAATTTTTGGTGTGAGGCCTTTTTACTGGTATTGATTATTCTCTCTGCAAACGAATGAATGATTATTTTATTTAGAGCAAAATTTTCATTCAACAGTTTTAAAAAGTAGTTTTTGGAAATCTTAAAAGCTTCGACTTCAACGATCGCTTTTACCGAGCATAAACAGGGCTCATCTCTTATGATTTCGAGTTCCCCAAGTATTTCACCGGTACTTAAAAACTCCAGGATATATTCTTTTCCGTTTTCCTCTTCAAAATAGACTTTGCAAATTCCCGATTTTATCAAATACAAATTTCTAGTAATCTTATATTGTTCCATTAAAATTTTATCGGCCTTAAAAGAGACCAATTCAATCTCGTCATTATCATTTGTAAGTTTAAAATGATCCTGTATAAATTTTAAAAAATCCTTATTTACCCTAACCATTTTTTCGTGGGACAAATGTCCTTGATTAAAAATTAATTTGAAAAGAAGTTTGCATCTCAAACAAAGATAAGGATGATAATGAATATAGAAACAATAGCCCTGGATGCGGATGATACTTTATGGGTGAATGAGCCCTATTTTCAGGCTACAGAAAAAGAATTTTGTGCTTTATTAAAGGATATCATGCCCGAGGATAAAATTTCAGCGGAACTCCTTAAAACCGAAATGAAAAATCTCGAGTTGTATGGTTACGGTATTAAAGGTTTTATGCTTTCCATGATCGAAACATTATATAAAATTACCGATGCAAAAGCCGATATAAAGCTTGTTCGGAAAGTAATCGATTTGGGCCACGATCTCATTCAACAACCAGTAGAACTTATAGAAGGGGTTGAAGATACATTGGAAAAATTAAGTAAGAAATATAAACTGGTATTGGCTACAAAAGGTGATCTTTTAGATCAGGAAAGAAAATTAAAAGCTTCTAAGCTTGGTAAATGGTTTGTACACATCGAAGTTATGAGCCATAAGACTCCTGATAATTTTCGTAAACTAATTCGTCATTTAGAGATCCTGCCAAAAAACTTTCTTATGGTTGGGAATTCGATACAATCAGATATTATTCCGGTATTAGAAATCAACAGTTATGCTGCACATATCCCCTATAGCATTACCTGGAATCATGAAAAACATGAAAAAGAACTGGAACATCCAAACTTGTTTAAACTAGAAAAAATCGAAGATCTCTTAAACCATTTAATTTAATGAAGAAGCATA from Zunongwangia profunda SM-A87 harbors:
- a CDS encoding DUF1003 domain-containing protein, translated to MMDKDIDKILTAKSEQVKKLQEIVKKAIEEETLITNNLLNPPKEILTRGQTISDKVAKFGGSWAFIISFFIVLVVWVLFNTLTPARDNFDPYPFILMNLILSCIAALQAPVIMMSQNRQEEKDRKRAENDYLINLKAELEIKALNQKIELLIQEQVQTLFESQEVQLEILKKLEQKL
- a CDS encoding HAD family hydrolase, with protein sequence MNIETIALDADDTLWVNEPYFQATEKEFCALLKDIMPEDKISAELLKTEMKNLELYGYGIKGFMLSMIETLYKITDAKADIKLVRKVIDLGHDLIQQPVELIEGVEDTLEKLSKKYKLVLATKGDLLDQERKLKASKLGKWFVHIEVMSHKTPDNFRKLIRHLEILPKNFLMVGNSIQSDIIPVLEINSYAAHIPYSITWNHEKHEKELEHPNLFKLEKIEDLLNHLI
- a CDS encoding mechanosensitive ion channel family protein; protein product: MTTSFFTDFKTVIIIGIIIAITFSLALAFKFLSRKKINKLVKTKHIDPTSYLFATNLITAIIFIIGISLALIQIPEMKTLGHSILAGAGIISLVAGLASQQALSNIMSGFLIVLFKPFKINDRITFNQTYTGTVEEINLRQVILRDFENNRIVVPNSVISSNVIVNSNLNDTKICKMIEIGIGYSSDIGRALSIMEEEIKKHPLHIDIRTPEDIENGIPEVTSRVIALANSSVTLKAWAYADNTANGFSMYCDLLRSIKERFDKENIEIPFNYQNLIIKKED
- a CDS encoding Crp/Fnr family transcriptional regulator, with the translated sequence MVRVNKDFLKFIQDHFKLTNDNDEIELVSFKADKILMEQYKITRNLYLIKSGICKVYFEEENGKEYILEFLSTGEILGELEIIRDEPCLCSVKAIVEVEAFKISKNYFLKLLNENFALNKIIIHSFAERIINTSKKASHQKLYAIEYSLKKIIEMQKQNNVEISKSDLSAYLGISVRSLNRSLKNLKDNPS